Proteins encoded by one window of Sorex araneus isolate mSorAra2 chromosome 3, mSorAra2.pri, whole genome shotgun sequence:
- the LOC129403355 gene encoding high affinity copper uptake protein 1-like: MDHSHHHSGMSTMGHPSTVAPPQQPPATSGPHSHGGGAHSMPTTFYFGYKNVELLFAGLRIDSAVAMALTFLAVFLLALGYEGLKRARESLRAQCSAPPRPEGSCPEETPRQQLLSAAHLLQTALHVLQLALSYLLMLTAMTYNAYLGLALLAGAGAGYWLFGGRKAEDVESRNHDVNTVELYDVGSGN, encoded by the coding sequence ATGGACCACTCGCACCATCACTCCGGGATGAGCACCATGGGCCACCCCAGCACCGTGGCCCCTCCTCAGCAGCCCCCGGCCACCTCGGGGCCCCACTCCCACGGCGGCGGCGCACACTCGATGCCCACGACCTTCTACTTCGGCTACAAGAACGTGGAGCTGCTGTTTGCGGGGCTGCGGATCGACTCGGCTGTGGCCATGGCCCTGACTTTCCTGGCTGTGTTTCTGCTGGCCCTGGGCTACGAGGGACTCAAGAGAGCTCGAGAGAGTCTCCGCGCCCAGTGCTCGGCTCCCCCCAGACCAGAAGGAAGCTGCCCCGAGGAGACGCCCCGGCAGCAGCTGCTGAGCGCCGCTCACCTCCTGCAGACGGCGCTGCACGTGCTCCAGCTGGCCCTGAGCTACCTGCTGATGCTGACCGCCATGACCTACAACGCCTACCTCGGCCTGGCCTTGCTGGCGGGGGCCGGCGCCGGCTACTGGCTCTTTGGCGGGAGGAAGGCGGAGGACGTGGAGTCCCGGAACCATGACGTGAACACAGTGGAGCTCTATGATGTTGGCAGTGGGAACTGA